DNA from Actinoplanes sp. SE50/110:
CGTTCTCTCCCATGGGTGAAACGTCGAAAGTGGCGGACCGCCGAGATTTCCGGATCGGTCCCGCCGGACTTCTTGGGTCGGCCCCGGATCCACCGATAAACCTGGTGTTCCGCCGTGGCATGTCCTCACCTGGGAGTCCGCTCTTGTCCAGTCGTCAGTTCGTCACCTTCGAGGTCGCCGGTCAGTTCTTCGGCGTGGATGTGGACGCCGTCCAGGAGGTGTTGTCCTACAGCGAGTACACCCCGGTGCCGATGGCCCCCACCGCGGTCGGCGGCCTGTTCAACCTGCGCGGTCAGGTGATCGCCGCGGTGGACCTGCGGGTGCAGTTCGGTCTGCCCCGCCGGGACATGACCGGCCTGGTGATGAACGTGATCGTCCGGCACGACGGCGAGCCGGTGAGCCTGCTGGTGGACCGCATCGGCCAGGTCGCGTACCTGGACGCGCAGATGTTCGAGGAGCCGCCGGCGACGCTGACCGGCCCGTCCCGGGCGCTGGTCACCGGTGCGTACAAGACCGAGGGCCGGTTGCTGCTGGTGCTCGACGTCGCCGAGTGCGTGAACACCTCGCGCGTCACCGCCTGAGGCGGCACCGGCCGGGATCTCCGGTCAGGGACGTTCGAGCAGCACGAATCCACTGTCCCTGGTGACCGTCCGGTAGCCGGCGGCCACCAGGGCCTCGACCCTGGCGAGCCGGATGTCGCGCGGCAGCGGCCAGTCGTCGACTTCCAGGTCGACCACGACGTACCGGGGAGCCGGGCCCGGATAGTCCAGCCCGAACAGCGTGACCGTCGTCCGTCCGGTCAGCTGCGGAACGAGCCGGTTGGCGGCGGACACCGTCGCGCCGTCCGGAATCAGGTCGAGGACCCGATGCGCGGCGGTACCGCGGGGGTCGCCCCGCCAGATCGGCGCCGAGGCCAACTGCGCCAGCGGGTACCGCGGCAGCAGGAACCCGGTGACGGCGAGGCTGGCCACCAGCACGAGCCGGGTCGCCGCGGCACCGGTGCGGTCCGCGGCGGGCCGCCGGCGCGTCAGGCCGTCGACGAACGCCAGCATCATGACCGGCATCAGGACGGCGCTGTAGTGGAAGCCGGTGCCCCAGTAGTTCGGGTTGCCGGAGGCGAAGCGCCAGAGCAGCGTCGGTACCGCGACCCAGGCCAGCGGTGATCGCAGCGCGACGCCGGCGGTCGGCGCCAGCAGGGCGAGCACGGTCAGCAGCTTGACCGCCGTCACCGGATGCTGCAGCCCGGAACCCACCGCCGCCGAATAGGCGTAGGCGTCGTCCGGGTTCAGGGCGGGGACGACGACCCCCATCGCCAGTGCGGTGCCGAGCAGCCCGGCGGCGGCGAGCCCGCCACCCAGGCGGCGGGCCCCGAAGGCCGCGACGAGCAGGCCGATCACCGCCACGGTCAGGCCCAGGTCCTCCTTGACCAGCAGCAGGGGCAGCGCCCACCCGCTGGCCGCCCGCAGCCGCCGGTCGGCGAGCGCGGCGAGGCTGAACGACAGCAGCGGCACCGCGAAGCACACCTCGTGGAAGTCGAAGCCGACGGCCG
Protein-coding regions in this window:
- a CDS encoding DUF2079 domain-containing protein, whose translation is MIVLSHDVVPAARATPVRRSGAVLAWSGAGGLAVIYLLLSLLNHRRLRTTGFDLGIFEQAVRSYAAGRPGLVPLKGPGFPQLGDHFSPVLALLAPLYRIFPTPVTLLVAQALLLAVAVVPIMSLAHRRLGAFAAVTAGAGYGLSWGIASAVGFDFHEVCFAVPLLSFSLAALADRRLRAASGWALPLLLVKEDLGLTVAVIGLLVAAFGARRLGGGLAAAGLLGTALAMGVVVPALNPDDAYAYSAAVGSGLQHPVTAVKLLTVLALLAPTAGVALRSPLAWVAVPTLLWRFASGNPNYWGTGFHYSAVLMPVMMLAFVDGLTRRRPAADRTGAAATRLVLVASLAVTGFLLPRYPLAQLASAPIWRGDPRGTAAHRVLDLIPDGATVSAANRLVPQLTGRTTVTLFGLDYPGPAPRYVVVDLEVDDWPLPRDIRLARVEALVAAGYRTVTRDSGFVLLERP
- a CDS encoding chemotaxis protein CheW — encoded protein: MSSRQFVTFEVAGQFFGVDVDAVQEVLSYSEYTPVPMAPTAVGGLFNLRGQVIAAVDLRVQFGLPRRDMTGLVMNVIVRHDGEPVSLLVDRIGQVAYLDAQMFEEPPATLTGPSRALVTGAYKTEGRLLLVLDVAECVNTSRVTA